From Alteribacter lacisalsi, a single genomic window includes:
- a CDS encoding gamma-glutamyltransferase family protein, whose amino-acid sequence MVSFDSQHYPYSSQRMVTYAKKGMVATSQPLASQAGLDILKKGGNAIDAAIATAACLTVVEPTSNGIGGDAFALVWTKGELHGLNASGPAPNALSIDAVKEKGYKEMPTFGLTPVTVPGAPAAWAELSDKLGRLPLKDVLAPAVEYAREGYPLSPTLAFFWKKAEEAFREKLDGDEFAHWFTTFAPDGRAPEAGEMWKSEEHARTLELIGETNAEAFYKGEIADRIDSFSKEHGGFIRKEDLASYKPEWVKPISVNYKGYDVWEIPPNGQGIVALMALNMLKDDDFSAGRDDVDTLHRQIEAMKLAFADGHRYVTEESEMSVTSDDLLSPEYGRERRKLIGEHAMHPSAGEPPKGGTVYLATADDEGNMVSFIQSNYMGFGSGVVVPDTGIALQNRGHNFSLDQEHDNALKPGKRTFHTIIPGFLTKGNEAVGPFGVMGGFMQPQGHMQVVMSTVDFGLNPQAALDAPRWQWMKDRTVMFEQSFGAPVAQQLTRKGHDIQVAHMGGGFGRGQIIWRNPETGVLAGGTESRTDGSISAY is encoded by the coding sequence GCACTACCCGTATTCATCTCAGAGAATGGTTACATACGCAAAAAAAGGGATGGTGGCCACTTCCCAGCCCCTCGCCTCGCAGGCAGGGCTTGATATTCTGAAAAAGGGCGGCAATGCGATTGACGCAGCCATAGCAACAGCGGCATGCCTTACTGTTGTCGAACCCACCTCCAACGGGATCGGCGGAGATGCATTTGCCCTCGTCTGGACAAAGGGCGAGCTCCACGGCCTGAACGCAAGCGGCCCTGCACCGAATGCCCTTTCCATCGACGCTGTAAAAGAAAAAGGATACAAGGAAATGCCGACGTTCGGCCTTACGCCGGTGACCGTACCTGGTGCACCGGCTGCGTGGGCGGAACTGTCCGATAAATTGGGCAGGCTGCCCCTGAAAGACGTGCTCGCACCGGCTGTTGAGTATGCCCGCGAAGGCTATCCCCTCAGCCCGACACTGGCGTTTTTCTGGAAAAAAGCAGAAGAGGCGTTCCGCGAGAAACTGGATGGAGACGAATTTGCCCACTGGTTTACGACATTCGCTCCTGACGGCCGTGCGCCGGAAGCAGGCGAAATGTGGAAGTCGGAAGAGCACGCCCGCACTCTTGAGCTGATCGGAGAAACGAACGCTGAAGCCTTCTACAAAGGCGAAATTGCAGATCGAATCGACAGCTTTTCAAAAGAACACGGCGGTTTTATCCGGAAAGAAGATCTGGCTTCCTATAAGCCGGAGTGGGTCAAACCGATTTCAGTAAATTACAAAGGGTACGATGTGTGGGAAATCCCGCCGAACGGCCAGGGCATTGTCGCTCTAATGGCGCTGAACATGCTGAAGGACGATGATTTCTCAGCCGGACGGGATGACGTAGACACGCTTCACCGTCAGATTGAAGCGATGAAACTGGCATTTGCCGATGGGCACCGCTATGTAACCGAAGAATCAGAGATGAGCGTCACAAGTGACGATCTCCTTTCACCGGAGTATGGCCGGGAGCGCAGAAAGCTGATCGGTGAGCATGCCATGCACCCTTCAGCAGGCGAGCCTCCTAAAGGCGGCACTGTCTACCTTGCAACTGCAGATGACGAAGGCAACATGGTTTCCTTTATCCAGAGCAACTATATGGGCTTCGGATCAGGTGTGGTTGTACCTGACACAGGGATTGCCCTGCAGAACCGGGGCCATAACTTCAGTCTGGATCAGGAGCATGACAATGCGCTGAAGCCGGGTAAGCGTACGTTCCATACGATTATTCCGGGCTTTTTGACAAAAGGCAATGAAGCGGTTGGCCCGTTCGGCGTTATGGGCGGGTTCATGCAGCCTCAGGGGCATATGCAGGTGGTGATGAGCACGGTCGACTTCGGACTGAACCCGCAGGCGGCACTCGATGCCCCGCGCTGGCAGTGGATGAAAGACAGAACAGTCATGTTTGAGCAAAGCTTCGGCGCGCCGGTTGCCCAGCAGCTCACAAGAAAGGGACACGACATTCAGGTGGCTCACATGGGCGGCGGCTTCGGACGGGGGCAGATTATCTGGCGCAACCCGGAAACAGGCGTCCTTGCCGGAGGAACCGAGTCACGGACGGACGGCAGCATCTCTGCCTACTAG
- a CDS encoding chromate transporter, with protein sequence MTQRQIFMAFFRIGMLGYGGGPASIPLIHKEAVDKYKWMKDEEFSDILAMGNTLPGPIATKMAGYIGYRVAGITGMLNAIAASVVPTVVLMIVLLVSLASFREYAWVQGMTNGVLPVVGVMLAVLTWQFFTKSKEGLGFGWSIMLVIVSALLITAIGLHPAFVIAGLLVFVFLKRTKGGGD encoded by the coding sequence TTGACACAGCGACAAATATTTATGGCTTTTTTCAGAATTGGAATGCTCGGCTACGGCGGAGGCCCGGCCTCAATTCCGCTCATTCATAAAGAAGCAGTGGATAAATACAAATGGATGAAAGACGAGGAGTTTTCGGACATCCTGGCAATGGGAAACACGCTGCCAGGTCCTATCGCAACAAAAATGGCCGGCTATATCGGCTACCGGGTTGCCGGCATCACAGGCATGCTCAATGCGATCGCGGCTTCGGTCGTGCCGACAGTCGTGCTCATGATCGTCCTGCTCGTCTCGCTTGCATCCTTTCGGGAATACGCCTGGGTACAGGGTATGACAAACGGTGTATTGCCCGTAGTCGGTGTGATGCTCGCCGTGCTCACGTGGCAGTTTTTCACGAAATCAAAGGAAGGTCTCGGCTTTGGCTGGAGCATCATGCTTGTGATTGTGAGTGCGCTTCTGATCACTGCTATCGGTCTGCATCCGGCGTTTGTAATCGCCGGCCTGCTTGTCTTTGTGTTCCTGAAACGGACGAAGGGAGGCGGTGACTGA
- a CDS encoding chromate transporter: protein MTYWEIFLAFFIPGIVGYGGGPATIPLIEYEVVHRYNWMTVEEFGEVLALGNALPGPIATKMAGYIGYVEGGILGAAVGLFATIAPSLILMIALLGILYKFKDSPKVKLLSMIVRPTIAVLLGIMAFRFFETSYFDNGIVQTVILVGVSFLLLEKWKVHPAFVILGSLIYGAVFLAP, encoded by the coding sequence ATGACGTATTGGGAGATTTTTCTTGCGTTTTTTATCCCGGGTATCGTCGGCTACGGCGGGGGTCCGGCTACCATTCCTCTGATTGAATATGAAGTGGTGCATCGCTACAACTGGATGACAGTTGAGGAGTTCGGGGAAGTGCTTGCCCTCGGCAACGCCCTGCCCGGACCGATCGCCACGAAAATGGCCGGCTACATCGGTTATGTGGAAGGGGGCATCCTCGGGGCAGCAGTCGGGCTGTTTGCGACAATCGCTCCATCACTGATCTTAATGATCGCGCTTCTGGGCATTCTTTATAAATTTAAGGACTCTCCGAAAGTGAAACTGCTCAGCATGATCGTCCGTCCGACAATCGCAGTGCTGCTCGGCATCATGGCGTTCCGCTTTTTTGAAACCTCCTACTTTGACAACGGGATCGTCCAGACGGTGATCCTTGTCGGAGTGAGCTTTCTGCTTCTCGAAAAGTGGAAGGTGCATCCGGCGTTTGTGATTCTCGGCTCGCTTATCTACGGAGCGGTTTTTCTGGCGCCGTAG
- a CDS encoding NADPH:quinone reductase, with translation MKAVAFDRYGGPDVLHVMETDKPEVSENEVLVRVGASGINPVDTYFRKGIRPVADFPAVPHFDLGGSVVDVGSKVTNMKVGDRVWATNVPGTAAEFVAVPSEKLFLIPEHVTEAEGAAVAMAFMTAHLSLHYRANLQKDETVLIYGGAGAVGNAAIQLARLAGATVIATAGSKEKKELCKQAGADHVILYREENIVEKVVDVTGDIGVDVILDMSLSENMENDLEMIKTGGRIVTIGSPENNAPQLPWRKLNQKHASLMGVLLFTAPPEELRAAGEAISMMLNDKTITPYLAQTYPFDEATQAHADLEAKKFNGNLVLVP, from the coding sequence ATGAAAGCAGTAGCATTTGACCGTTACGGCGGTCCTGACGTTCTTCACGTAATGGAAACGGATAAGCCTGAAGTCAGCGAAAATGAGGTACTGGTCCGGGTCGGCGCAAGCGGGATCAATCCGGTGGATACATATTTCCGGAAAGGGATCCGTCCGGTTGCTGATTTCCCGGCTGTTCCTCACTTTGACCTCGGCGGGTCCGTTGTGGATGTCGGAAGCAAAGTAACAAATATGAAAGTCGGTGACCGTGTGTGGGCGACCAATGTTCCCGGCACGGCAGCGGAATTCGTGGCTGTACCTTCCGAAAAACTGTTTCTAATTCCCGAACATGTAACCGAAGCAGAAGGTGCAGCCGTGGCTATGGCATTTATGACTGCCCACCTGAGTCTTCACTACCGCGCCAATCTGCAAAAAGACGAGACGGTTCTCATTTACGGCGGTGCAGGCGCAGTCGGGAATGCGGCGATTCAGCTCGCCCGCCTGGCAGGAGCGACGGTGATCGCCACTGCCGGATCGAAGGAGAAAAAGGAGCTGTGCAAGCAGGCAGGTGCTGATCATGTGATCCTTTACCGTGAGGAAAATATCGTTGAAAAAGTCGTTGATGTCACCGGCGATATAGGTGTTGATGTGATTCTTGACATGTCTCTGAGTGAAAACATGGAAAACGATCTGGAGATGATCAAAACCGGCGGGCGGATCGTGACAATCGGATCACCTGAAAACAACGCACCGCAGCTGCCTTGGCGTAAACTGAACCAGAAACATGCGTCGCTTATGGGCGTCCTTCTGTTTACAGCGCCGCCTGAAGAGCTGCGAGCGGCAGGGGAAGCGATCAGCATGATGCTCAACGATAAGACCATCACCCCGTACCTGGCACAAACGTACCCGTTCGACGAAGCGACCCAGGCCCACGCGGATCTGGAAGCAAAAAAGTTTAACGGGAATCTCGTACTGGTTCCTTAA
- a CDS encoding cytosolic protein, giving the protein MYVGRDMTELSMMGKQDWSDQELAYFHHNLQQIAPYLNSEGLTIHREIVKEIMNRGGMHQEADWTSGSRVHYD; this is encoded by the coding sequence ATGTATGTAGGGCGAGATATGACAGAGCTGTCCATGATGGGCAAACAGGACTGGAGCGATCAGGAGCTCGCTTATTTTCACCATAATCTTCAGCAGATTGCTCCTTACCTGAATTCCGAGGGGCTTACAATTCACCGGGAAATTGTAAAGGAAATAATGAATCGCGGCGGAATGCACCAGGAAGCAGACTGGACGAGCGGCAGCCGTGTGCACTACGACTGA
- the fabL gene encoding enoyl-[acyl-carrier-protein] reductase FabL: MNDKKVALITGSSRGIGKRIAVKLAGEGYDLVINYARSRSKAEETAEELRALGARVLTVKTNIAKQDKVADMFSQIDEHFGRLDVLVNNAASGVLRPIMELEESHWDWTMNINNKGMLFCSQEAARRMEKTGGGAIVSLSSLGAERYLKNYTTVGVSKAAVEALTRYLAVELAPKGIRVNAVSGGAVDTDALTHFPNRDELLEDARQRTPAGRIVEPDDLADAAVFLLSGQAKMICGQTIIVDGGISLLT; encoded by the coding sequence ATGAATGATAAGAAAGTAGCGCTGATTACCGGAAGCAGCAGGGGAATCGGCAAACGGATTGCAGTAAAACTTGCCGGAGAGGGATACGATCTGGTGATCAACTATGCAAGAAGCCGGAGTAAAGCAGAAGAAACAGCGGAAGAGCTCCGTGCGCTAGGAGCCCGGGTGCTGACAGTGAAGACCAATATTGCCAAGCAGGATAAGGTAGCGGATATGTTCAGCCAGATTGACGAGCATTTCGGACGCCTTGATGTGCTCGTAAACAATGCGGCATCCGGTGTTCTCCGTCCAATTATGGAACTGGAGGAATCCCACTGGGACTGGACGATGAACATTAACAATAAAGGCATGCTGTTCTGCTCGCAGGAGGCAGCCCGGCGCATGGAAAAAACAGGCGGCGGTGCAATTGTAAGTCTCAGCTCGCTTGGAGCAGAGCGATACCTGAAGAATTATACGACAGTCGGTGTTTCCAAAGCAGCGGTTGAAGCCCTGACTCGATACTTGGCAGTGGAACTGGCACCAAAAGGCATCCGAGTCAACGCTGTATCCGGCGGGGCCGTGGATACTGATGCTCTGACTCATTTTCCAAACCGCGATGAACTGCTTGAAGACGCTCGCCAGCGCACGCCGGCAGGGCGGATAGTGGAGCCTGATGATCTGGCTGATGCAGCCGTGTTCCTGCTTTCCGGTCAGGCAAAAATGATCTGCGGGCAGACGATTATTGTGGACGGCGGGATTTCCCTCCTCACGTAA
- a CDS encoding gamma-type small acid-soluble spore protein — translation MRKQNQQQQQAQRQAAQTNAQKVQQQNAQNQHNQEFASETDAQQVKQQNQQSAQRKGQASAQQQQQQGRQQQ, via the coding sequence ATGCGTAAGCAAAACCAGCAACAGCAGCAGGCTCAACGTCAAGCTGCTCAAACAAACGCTCAAAAAGTTCAGCAGCAAAACGCTCAGAACCAGCACAACCAGGAGTTCGCGAGCGAAACAGATGCTCAGCAAGTAAAACAGCAGAATCAGCAATCTGCTCAGCGTAAAGGTCAAGCATCTGCTCAGCAACAGCAACAGCAAGGACGTCAGCAGCAGTAA
- a CDS encoding collagen-like protein, protein MGHCICPPGPPGPEGPTGPPGPAGEIGATGPTGPAGGVLDFADFYALMPGDNADTVGAGENVDFPQDGPSGAAGGITRTGADTFNLEAIGAYQVFFQVSVTEAGQLILTLDGNDLAYTVVGRATGTSQIVGLAIVQTVTENSILTVQNPTGNPTALTITPVAGGARSVSAHLVITRLA, encoded by the coding sequence ATGGGACATTGTATATGTCCACCGGGACCACCTGGTCCGGAGGGTCCAACGGGACCGCCTGGTCCTGCAGGTGAGATCGGTGCTACAGGGCCTACGGGGCCGGCAGGTGGAGTATTGGATTTTGCTGACTTTTATGCATTGATGCCTGGTGATAATGCGGATACAGTTGGTGCTGGAGAAAACGTCGATTTTCCACAGGACGGACCTTCGGGGGCAGCCGGTGGGATTACCCGGACTGGCGCTGATACATTTAATCTGGAAGCAATCGGCGCTTATCAGGTCTTCTTTCAGGTAAGTGTTACCGAAGCAGGGCAGCTGATTCTTACATTAGATGGTAATGATTTAGCGTATACAGTAGTGGGGCGTGCAACAGGTACGAGTCAGATTGTAGGATTGGCAATTGTCCAGACAGTAACCGAAAATTCGATTCTGACTGTGCAGAACCCTACCGGGAACCCGACTGCCTTAACAATAACGCCGGTGGCAGGAGGCGCAAGGTCTGTATCTGCTCACCTTGTGATCACGCGACTGGCTTAG
- a CDS encoding YheC/YheD family endospore coat-associated protein, producing MKLKKAPFVGIMVLKRRFRKHVLKFYQQYNDLDIQLFCFTPSDILWNKQIITGLFIHNGKCREEEFPFPKAVYNRCYNISEDTFSRVTKAVGPVRCFNSINHFNKWDVHKLLTDSPVSPYLPETFLFRSDGIEEALSKFKVLYIKPVYGFKGNEVYRLELRDNGQTSISLHHMNPFSICRNKADIQDHVSGLVNNGTYIVQQGIGLSKLDSRLFDIRVVVQKTAQGIWEVSTALTRIAHENYYNTSMSASICATTDVLTRLYPEEKVKAVFHELNEISICSAMTAEERFGHLGEVSVDFVIDDSDKLWILEMNGKPQKTTVPDQFREKVIKRPLEYALFLTRQI from the coding sequence ATGAAATTGAAAAAGGCGCCTTTTGTTGGCATTATGGTTCTGAAAAGAAGATTCAGAAAACACGTGCTGAAGTTTTACCAGCAGTACAATGACCTTGATATTCAGCTTTTCTGTTTCACACCTTCTGATATTTTATGGAATAAACAGATAATTACGGGCCTGTTTATACACAACGGCAAATGTAGAGAAGAGGAATTTCCTTTTCCGAAGGCAGTATATAACAGGTGCTATAACATAAGCGAAGATACATTTTCCCGGGTAACAAAAGCAGTGGGGCCCGTCAGGTGTTTCAACTCGATTAATCACTTTAATAAATGGGATGTTCATAAGCTGTTAACCGATTCCCCGGTCAGTCCGTATTTACCGGAAACCTTTCTGTTCCGGAGTGACGGAATAGAAGAGGCTCTGTCAAAATTTAAAGTTCTGTACATTAAGCCGGTTTACGGGTTTAAAGGAAATGAGGTTTATCGATTGGAACTCCGGGACAACGGACAAACGTCGATCTCATTACATCACATGAATCCATTTTCAATCTGCAGAAATAAAGCGGATATACAGGATCATGTAAGCGGGCTCGTGAATAACGGAACCTACATTGTTCAGCAGGGAATCGGTTTAAGTAAGCTTGATTCCCGATTGTTTGATATACGTGTGGTTGTTCAGAAAACGGCTCAAGGTATTTGGGAAGTCTCTACGGCACTTACAAGAATCGCTCATGAAAATTATTACAATACTTCCATGTCTGCCTCGATATGTGCGACGACTGACGTTTTAACCCGCTTGTATCCAGAGGAAAAAGTAAAAGCTGTTTTTCATGAGCTGAATGAAATCAGCATTTGCTCTGCCATGACTGCTGAAGAACGATTCGGTCATCTGGGGGAAGTGAGCGTTGATTTTGTTATTGACGATAGCGATAAGCTCTGGATACTGGAGATGAATGGCAAACCACAAAAAACGACTGTACCGGATCAGTTTAGGGAGAAGGTAATTAAAAGGCCATTAGAATATGCCCTTTTTCTAACCCGGCAAATCTGA
- a CDS encoding DUF3939 domain-containing protein — protein sequence MWFKKRKGGNNRNEMKEPEIREVSIDEMRQAVNAYAKQLNPAISLRTIVKDNNEIDCHLLYEQLKCKPDKPFYMSKETFEIFEDPDYPRWIDQCQVACDQFYLDTGNEPVAEDDPRRKVSIYKIKDYLREEPPIDLYLHPQDRMVTHREPEKK from the coding sequence GTGTGGTTCAAAAAGCGTAAAGGTGGAAACAATCGTAATGAGATGAAAGAACCTGAAATCAGGGAAGTAAGCATCGATGAAATGCGACAGGCAGTAAACGCCTATGCAAAACAGTTGAATCCCGCCATATCTTTGCGTACGATCGTAAAGGATAACAATGAAATTGACTGTCATCTTCTCTATGAACAGCTCAAATGCAAACCTGACAAACCATTTTACATGTCGAAGGAGACCTTCGAGATTTTTGAAGATCCCGATTACCCGAGATGGATTGATCAATGTCAGGTTGCCTGTGATCAATTCTATCTGGATACAGGCAATGAGCCAGTGGCAGAAGACGACCCGAGAAGAAAAGTGAGCATTTATAAGATCAAGGATTACCTGAGAGAGGAGCCGCCAATTGATCTTTACCTGCATCCGCAGGACCGGATGGTCACACACCGTGAGCCTGAAAAAAAGTAA
- the ntdP gene encoding nucleoside tri-diphosphate phosphatase, whose translation MSFPMNGSNIQVHSYKHNGHIHRIWEETIVLKGTSQEVIGGNDRILVKESDGRQWRTREPAICYFTAHHWFNCIGMIRNDGIYYYCNLGTPFTYDEEALKYIDYDLDIKVFPDMTYKLLDEDEYALHSQRMNYPKEVDAILRRSVDELVQWISQRKGPFEPGFIEYWYERFLQHR comes from the coding sequence TTGAGTTTTCCCATGAATGGCAGCAACATACAGGTACACAGCTACAAACATAATGGCCATATTCATCGAATCTGGGAAGAAACCATTGTTCTAAAAGGGACGTCCCAAGAAGTCATCGGCGGCAACGACCGGATTTTGGTAAAAGAATCAGATGGACGGCAGTGGCGGACGAGAGAACCGGCCATTTGCTATTTCACTGCGCATCACTGGTTCAACTGTATCGGAATGATACGAAATGACGGCATTTATTACTACTGCAATCTGGGGACCCCTTTTACGTATGATGAGGAAGCGCTAAAGTACATCGACTATGATCTGGATATTAAAGTGTTTCCGGATATGACGTACAAGCTTCTTGACGAAGATGAATATGCACTGCACAGCCAGCGGATGAATTATCCAAAAGAAGTGGATGCGATTCTGCGGCGCAGTGTGGATGAACTGGTCCAGTGGATCAGTCAGAGAAAAGGCCCGTTTGAAC